The following are from one region of the Heptranchias perlo isolate sHepPer1 chromosome 11, sHepPer1.hap1, whole genome shotgun sequence genome:
- the htr1fa gene encoding 5-hydroxytryptamine receptor 1F, with product MDLENDTYSNFTSEELAKGKTSKALISLSLSVLTIMTTVINSLVITAIIVTRKLHHPANYLICSLAVTDFLVAVLVMPFSIVYTVKETWVMGQVVCNIWLSVDITCCTCSILHLAAIALDRYRAITDAVEYAQQRTPKRAGIMITIVWVISIFISMPPLFWRHQGNNKEDECLIKHEHLIYTIYSTFGAFYIPLALILILYYKIYRAAKTLYHKRSASRHINEEVNGKISSIVAKSPKTPSTLCISEKSISDPSTIEDGEKVHITARSLNPSCQQEKTWKRHKISSTREKKAAYTLGLILGAFVICWLPFFLKELIVNVCESCYISPEMSDFLTWLGYLNSLINPLIYTIFNEDFKKAFQKLVRCRHFL from the coding sequence ATGGATTTGGAAAATGACACTTACTCAAACTTTACTTCGGAAGAACTGGCAAAGGGAAAAACTTCAAAGGCGCTGATATCACTTTCACTTTCTGTCTTGACCATTATGACCACAGTCATTAATTCCCTGGTGATAACTGCAATAATCGTAACAAGAAAGCTCCATCACCCAGCAAACTACTTAATATGCTCCCTTGCTGTTACTGATTTCCTCGTTGCTGTCCTTGTGATGCCCTTCAGTATTGTCTATACTGTAAAGGAGACATGGGTGATGGGTCAAGTCGTCTGCAACATCTGGTTAAGTGTTGATATTACGTGTTGCACATGCTCTATTCTTCATCTGGCCGCAATTGCCCTGGACAGATACAGGGCTATAACCGATGCTGTGGAATATGCACAGCAAAGGACACCTAAACGTGCTGGAATAATGATCACGATTGTGTGGGTTATATCCATCTTTATATCAATGCCTCCTTTGTTTTGGAGGCACCAAGGAAATAATAAGGAAGACGAGTGTCTTATTAAGCATGAACATCTTATCTACACAATCTATTCTACATTTGGAGCATTTTATATTCCCTTGGCTTTGATTCTCATCCTGTACTATAAAATATATCGAGCAGCTAAAACGCTTTATCACAAAAGGAGTGCAAGCAGGCACATCAATGAGGAAGTAAACGGCAAGATCTCCAGCATTGTTGCCAAAAGCCCCAAGACGCCTTCAACATTGTGCATATCTGAAAAGTCCATCTCAGACCCTTCAACGATTGAAGATGGAGAAAAGGTCCACATCACAGCCAGAAGTCTCAACCCCAGTTGCCAGCAAGAAAAAACGTGGAAGAGACATAAAATCTCAAGCACAAGAGAAAAGAAAGCAGCATACACCTTGGGCCTGATTCTGGGAGCTTTTGTGATATGCTGGCTACCATTCTTTCTAAAAGAACTTATTGTGAATGTCTGTGAATCCTGTTACATCTCTCCGGAGATGTCCGACTTTCTGACGTGGTTAGGTTACCTCAATTCTTTAATCAATCCCCTTATTTACACAATCTTCAATGAAGACTTTAAGAAAGCATTTCAGAAACTAGTACGCTGCAGACATTTTCTGTAA